The sequence below is a genomic window from Thermocrinis sp..
CTAAGGAAAGAAGGGATAAAAAAGGATCAAAAGGACCTAATAGAGTTCCTTTCTGATTGCGAAGTTCAGGAATACAGGTTAATAACCAAAAGGGTGTTATACTTTTCCAATTGGTTAAAACGAATTGCAGAAGGGGAGATAAGGGATGAAGGTAAAGGAAATTAAACAGCTATTAAGTCAGACCGACAATCCCGCACTGCTTTTCAACAAACTTTTACTTTTCAAATATGTAGAACAGATCCCTAAGGATCAAGAGATAAGAAAGAAATACATAAAGCGTTTTTTGGAGAGTCTCAGAGGAAAAGGAGTATTAGAGCAGCCAAAGCCGGAGGGTATAAACCGAAGAAGTTTTAGGTTGAGAACTGCCTACAGGTTGGTCATTGGGGCTGGCTATCCATCTTTTGTTGAAAACGGTTTTTTGTTTCACCACATATACGGCATTCCCTACATTCCCGGGGAGACACTAAAGGGTCTTGCAAGGTTTGTATTTATGCTTTCAATAGCGGAATCTCTAAAAGAAAAAGTTAAACTCTCCGAGCTGGAGGAGGAGCTGTCCGAAGAGAAAAATATAGATGCGGTGCCACAAAAAATTAAAATACTCTTTGACGATTACGAAATAGAAAACCCTGTGGAAACATTCTTAAAAATCTCTGGCTCCAAAAAGAGAAGGGGACAGATAATATTTTTTGACGCATACCCTGTTAGCTTTAACCCTTCAAATGACTTTGAGATAGATATTATGAACCCGCACTATGGAGAGTATTACCAACAAAACAAAGCACCCGCAGATTGGTTGAACCCTACTCCCATACACTTTTTAGCTCTAAAGGAAGGCATAGAGTTTGAATTTAGCTTGGGAATTGCACCCCTTGAACCCCTAAGGGAAGAGAAGGAAAGCATACTTTTGGAAACCGCAAAGAGACTGCTTGAGATAGGCCTTAAAAACTTTGGAGTTGGAAGTAAAAAGCTTAAGGGCTATGGGTGGTTTAAGTGATGGAGTGGATAATCCTACTCGTCTTTAGCTTGATACTTCTTGGATGGAGGATAAACGAAGAGATGTCTTCTATTCAACCACCAACAAATCCCTTTACTTCAAAAAAACAAGAAGACCAGTCCAGTTTTTCCGAAGATGACGAGAACACGGCGTTTATGGACGACTCTTTTAGTAGTAGTTCAGGGACTGACTTTGGTCTAAGCCATTTTGACGACAAAAACAGTTATTCCGACATTTACACCGATCCATCTTACTGCCATCTCCCGGGGAATATTTACTATCACATTTGCCACGACGACAGTTCGAGCAGTTATAACGATTGGAG
It includes:
- the cmr6 gene encoding type III-B CRISPR module RAMP protein Cmr6, with translation MKVKEIKQLLSQTDNPALLFNKLLLFKYVEQIPKDQEIRKKYIKRFLESLRGKGVLEQPKPEGINRRSFRLRTAYRLVIGAGYPSFVENGFLFHHIYGIPYIPGETLKGLARFVFMLSIAESLKEKVKLSELEEELSEEKNIDAVPQKIKILFDDYEIENPVETFLKISGSKKRRGQIIFFDAYPVSFNPSNDFEIDIMNPHYGEYYQQNKAPADWLNPTPIHFLALKEGIEFEFSLGIAPLEPLREEKESILLETAKRLLEIGLKNFGVGSKKLKGYGWFK